In Bacillus sp. KH172YL63, one genomic interval encodes:
- a CDS encoding site-specific integrase: MKGHFYRRNCTCKKKKCTCGAKWAYVVDIGIDPFTGKRKQKSKSGFLTQQEAEAAANTLIYELNQGTYLEETDKTFSDFAKEWLPIYSESKEVKPGTIRVRLHEIGRLLPYFAQLKLKDITRKMYQDALNDLKAQGLADSTREGINRTGRMIFRKALELELLKKDPTEFSYVKKDKKTIQQLEEEEVPNYLEKEELALFLKTAKQNGLEHDYLVFLILAYTGIRVGELIALKWKDIDFKNHTISITKTYYNPNNNTVEYQLVPPKTRKSRRKIVVDEEVIDALKEHKEAQDEVIEQLGDAYYNQDFIFAKMQRQHGYPIVIKNVRDRMKRLLKIADLNKDLTPHSLRHTHTSLLAEARVSLEQIMDRLGHTDDQITKNVYLHVTQEMKKEASQKFSELMRSLR, from the coding sequence ATGAAAGGACATTTTTATAGAAGAAACTGCACATGCAAAAAGAAAAAATGTACTTGCGGTGCAAAATGGGCTTATGTCGTTGATATCGGAATAGACCCATTCACCGGAAAAAGGAAACAGAAGTCTAAAAGTGGCTTTCTGACCCAACAAGAAGCTGAAGCGGCAGCTAATACTCTCATTTACGAGTTAAATCAAGGGACATATTTAGAGGAAACAGACAAAACTTTCAGCGACTTTGCAAAAGAGTGGCTGCCTATCTACAGTGAGTCAAAGGAGGTTAAGCCAGGTACTATTCGTGTTCGACTTCATGAAATTGGAAGGTTATTACCCTACTTTGCTCAATTAAAATTGAAGGACATCACAAGAAAGATGTACCAAGATGCTCTCAACGATTTAAAAGCTCAAGGGTTAGCTGATAGCACAAGGGAGGGGATAAATCGAACTGGGAGGATGATTTTTCGAAAGGCATTAGAATTAGAACTATTAAAGAAGGATCCTACAGAATTCTCTTACGTAAAAAAAGACAAAAAAACGATTCAACAATTAGAAGAAGAGGAAGTTCCAAATTACTTAGAAAAAGAAGAGCTTGCCTTGTTTTTAAAGACAGCAAAACAAAATGGTCTTGAACATGATTACTTGGTGTTTTTAATACTCGCCTATACAGGAATTCGGGTTGGAGAACTTATTGCTCTTAAGTGGAAAGATATTGACTTCAAAAACCATACAATCAGTATTACTAAGACATATTATAATCCAAATAATAATACGGTTGAGTATCAATTAGTCCCACCAAAAACCCGAAAGTCTAGACGGAAAATTGTTGTCGATGAAGAAGTGATTGACGCTTTGAAAGAACATAAAGAGGCTCAAGATGAAGTAATTGAGCAACTAGGTGATGCTTACTATAACCAAGATTTTATCTTTGCCAAAATGCAACGACAACACGGCTATCCTATCGTAATTAAGAATGTTCGAGATCGTATGAAAAGGCTGCTAAAAATTGCCGACCTTAACAAAGATTTAACTCCGCACAGTTTAAGACACACTCATACATCCCTTCTTGCGGAAGCTCGTGTCTCACTCGAACAAATCATGGATCGTCTCGGTCATACAGATGATCAAATTACGAAAAATGTGTATCTCCACGTAACCCAAGAAATGAAAAAAGAAGCTTCCCAAAAGTTCAGTGAACTCATGAGAAGCCTCCGTTAA
- a CDS encoding dynamin family protein, whose translation MFDLKDFRQNVLKMTQDDFAKMIGVRQDYVSRMEKTPEAIEFSMLLKIAQATGTTLDELVGYKKSIPNALEVSNTWETSSFIKKTLLDYIKMKTEDIRLSSEEKYKKMIKDLYQMIESTIVKPSVAIVGMSDAGKSRLINSLLGMDKMPTSWTPTTSISVHIKHIDDRPDFIEDEVWIFKGDKNGFDVKKLTNENYCSKWKIAGGTTSLLADYGTRQGDKYDIEDASAAVIFVESSILQICDIVDLPGFGTGDRKNDDILAQKSREIADVVIYMSIANGFLRGTDIEFLKTTLNSLPVIENKGNKLSPLNNLFIVASQSHTVDNGNKTELERILDAGATRLYSEVPEEIWQNREEQSVYKHTINDLRNRFFTYTTDKPYLREDFEREVKQLLENLPTIINKNAKESLQKYVEDSKILLENDIEQYEKIIYEREKYKQLLADIRKNEPIRIQENQKARMEVLEKVEKLHKESIKQFEDEFASIISVDNIVEIIKDKKYKKKKQDMESLAGYLSSKIQAKMQVVLKDNAEDLNKSIDKYLKNFNVQINKFESELKGFQVNFDAVKAFASGLAGLATFGGLAIWASTLGNLGAYILVAKGVSVLSALGITVAGGTAGAASVVAALGGPITLGIALAVIVSLSVFAFATGGWQKGIAKKIVKEYSAQDTFGQFVEEIDKFWDDTENAFNAAADYLDDEWKKYVDDLNDMVSSYSIKDIEQRIINAINLKDFFVEMPLSEPAMA comes from the coding sequence ATGTTTGATTTAAAGGATTTTCGACAAAATGTACTAAAGATGACGCAGGACGACTTTGCGAAGATGATAGGGGTTCGGCAGGATTATGTCTCTAGAATGGAAAAGACTCCTGAGGCAATTGAATTCAGTATGCTTTTAAAAATAGCTCAAGCAACAGGTACAACTTTAGATGAGTTGGTAGGATATAAAAAGTCTATACCTAATGCTTTAGAGGTAAGTAACACATGGGAGACCTCTTCATTTATTAAAAAGACATTGCTTGACTACATAAAGATGAAAACTGAAGATATAAGGCTATCATCTGAAGAAAAATATAAAAAAATGATTAAAGACTTATATCAAATGATTGAATCAACCATTGTTAAGCCTTCCGTTGCAATAGTAGGTATGTCTGACGCTGGAAAGAGCAGATTAATTAATTCTCTTTTAGGTATGGATAAAATGCCAACTTCATGGACACCAACCACATCAATAAGCGTACATATTAAACATATTGATGATCGGCCAGACTTTATAGAAGATGAAGTGTGGATTTTTAAAGGTGATAAGAATGGATTCGATGTTAAAAAGCTTACTAATGAAAACTATTGTAGTAAATGGAAAATCGCAGGTGGAACTACATCCTTGTTAGCTGATTATGGCACGCGTCAAGGAGACAAATACGATATTGAGGATGCTTCGGCTGCTGTAATTTTTGTAGAAAGTTCTATATTACAAATATGCGATATTGTTGACTTACCTGGATTTGGCACAGGTGATAGAAAAAACGATGATATTCTAGCACAGAAATCAAGAGAAATTGCAGACGTTGTTATTTATATGTCGATTGCTAATGGTTTCTTACGAGGTACGGATATTGAGTTTTTAAAAACGACTTTAAACTCTTTACCTGTTATTGAGAATAAAGGGAACAAACTAAGTCCTCTTAACAATTTATTTATTGTTGCATCTCAGTCACACACCGTTGATAACGGAAATAAAACGGAGTTAGAAAGAATTTTAGACGCAGGTGCAACTAGATTATATAGTGAAGTTCCGGAAGAGATTTGGCAAAATCGAGAGGAACAATCGGTTTATAAGCATACAATAAATGATTTAAGAAATAGATTCTTTACCTATACAACCGATAAGCCTTATTTGAGAGAAGACTTTGAGCGGGAAGTTAAACAACTTTTAGAAAACCTCCCTACAATAATTAATAAAAATGCAAAGGAGTCGTTACAAAAGTACGTTGAAGACTCAAAGATATTACTTGAAAATGATATCGAGCAATATGAAAAAATCATTTATGAAAGAGAAAAGTATAAACAATTACTAGCTGATATTCGTAAAAATGAACCGATACGAATTCAAGAAAACCAAAAAGCTAGAATGGAAGTACTAGAAAAAGTAGAGAAGCTTCATAAGGAGTCAATCAAACAGTTTGAGGATGAATTTGCTTCTATTATTTCGGTTGATAATATTGTTGAAATTATTAAAGATAAAAAGTATAAAAAGAAAAAACAAGACATGGAAAGCCTTGCAGGATACCTAAGTAGTAAAATTCAAGCAAAGATGCAAGTTGTTTTAAAGGACAATGCGGAAGATTTAAATAAATCCATTGATAAATACCTAAAGAACTTCAATGTTCAAATTAATAAGTTTGAAAGTGAGCTAAAAGGGTTCCAGGTAAATTTTGACGCGGTAAAGGCTTTTGCCAGCGGATTAGCGGGTCTAGCTACCTTTGGCGGTCTTGCAATCTGGGCTTCAACACTAGGAAATTTAGGAGCATATATCTTAGTGGCTAAGGGAGTAAGTGTTCTGTCAGCACTTGGGATTACAGTAGCTGGAGGAACAGCTGGTGCGGCCTCGGTGGTTGCTGCGCTTGGTGGTCCGATAACATTAGGAATAGCTTTGGCTGTTATTGTTAGCTTGTCAGTATTTGCCTTTGCAACAGGAGGTTGGCAAAAAGGTATTGCTAAAAAGATTGTTAAGGAATATTCAGCCCAAGATACATTTGGTCAATTTGTAGAAGAAATTGATAAGTTTTGGGATGATACTGAGAATGCATTTAACGCAGCAGCTGACTACTTAGATGATGAGTGGAAAAAATATGTTGATGATTTAAACGATATGGTATCTTCTTATAGCATTAAAGATATTGAACAGAGAATTATTAATGCCATTAACCTAAAAGATTTTTTCGTAGAAATGCCATTGTCAGAACCAGCAATGGCATAA
- a CDS encoding SMI1/KNR4 family protein, whose product MLYEKFVKKAKQQDERNDFAELEDSTSKSLPEPVRKFYSYANPVDVELRMSDLTSIKLYSADSLPALQQEYRMPEEFFVVATREGDPIFIKNGKVYTAVHGAGEWEKELLFNSFNEFLENIIDQIKL is encoded by the coding sequence TTGCTTTACGAAAAGTTTGTCAAAAAAGCAAAACAGCAAGATGAACGAAATGATTTTGCGGAATTAGAGGATTCAACTAGTAAGAGCCTTCCAGAACCAGTACGTAAATTTTACAGTTATGCTAATCCAGTTGACGTAGAACTAAGGATGTCAGACCTAACATCAATAAAGTTATATTCTGCTGATTCCTTACCAGCACTACAACAAGAATATAGAATGCCTGAAGAATTCTTCGTAGTTGCTACAAGAGAAGGAGATCCTATTTTCATTAAAAATGGGAAGGTATACACTGCCGTTCATGGTGCGGGAGAATGGGAGAAGGAACTGTTATTTAATTCTTTTAACGAGTTCTTAGAGAATATCATTGATCAGATAAAGCTTTAG
- a CDS encoding site-specific integrase has protein sequence MKGHYKRRNCKCNPKKKCACGGKTWTFWVDIGPDPKTGERRQESRGGFKTRGDAEDAVRAIITDVKQGTFIKESDILFKDFAEQWLSMYIERTCPKPGTLRLRKYSINKLLPYLAHIKLKNVSEEMFQDALDDLKANNLAKSTLEGILATGKMIFDMAVHKKLIREDPAKKAYIKKDPKVIKETDEDDQKNSDEDLPNYFEKKELKIFLNSAKKNGLLMDDLIFTMLAYTGMRVGELVVLKWKDIDFTKRTVRINKTYYNENNNIAKYVLVQPKTEKSKRKIIVSSLVIEMLKKHKEEQERTIVRLGDLYTNKGFIFTNVNNHHGLPILTKLVENRMKRLLKLANLNMKLSPHSLRHTHTSLLAAAGVELEDIRDRLGHFDDEITRKIYLHITDPEKREASDKFDNFMESE, from the coding sequence ATGAAAGGTCATTATAAAAGAAGGAATTGTAAGTGCAACCCTAAAAAGAAATGCGCCTGTGGTGGTAAAACCTGGACGTTTTGGGTAGACATTGGACCAGACCCCAAAACGGGGGAAAGAAGACAGGAAAGCAGAGGTGGATTTAAAACAAGGGGAGATGCAGAAGATGCTGTAAGAGCGATAATCACTGATGTGAAACAAGGTACATTTATTAAGGAATCTGATATTTTGTTTAAGGACTTTGCTGAACAATGGTTGTCTATGTATATTGAACGAACTTGTCCTAAACCTGGTACACTTCGACTTCGAAAATATAGCATAAATAAATTACTCCCCTACCTTGCTCACATTAAACTTAAAAACGTTTCAGAGGAAATGTTCCAAGATGCTCTAGATGATCTAAAAGCTAATAATTTGGCCAAAAGTACACTGGAGGGCATCTTAGCAACAGGTAAAATGATATTTGATATGGCCGTTCATAAGAAACTGATAAGAGAAGATCCAGCAAAAAAGGCTTATATTAAAAAAGATCCTAAAGTAATTAAAGAAACAGATGAGGATGATCAGAAGAATTCAGATGAGGATCTTCCAAATTACTTTGAGAAAAAAGAGCTGAAAATCTTTTTGAATTCAGCAAAGAAAAATGGACTGCTTATGGATGATCTCATTTTCACTATGCTAGCGTACACTGGTATGCGGGTAGGTGAATTAGTAGTACTTAAATGGAAAGATATTGATTTTACTAAGCGAACTGTCCGCATTAACAAAACGTACTATAACGAAAATAACAATATCGCTAAGTACGTATTGGTACAACCTAAGACAGAGAAATCTAAACGTAAAATTATTGTATCAAGTCTTGTGATTGAAATGCTTAAAAAGCATAAAGAAGAACAAGAAAGAACCATTGTTAGATTAGGGGACCTATACACTAATAAAGGATTTATTTTTACAAATGTTAATAACCATCATGGCCTCCCTATCTTAACCAAGTTAGTGGAAAATAGGATGAAAAGATTACTTAAATTAGCTAATTTAAATATGAAGCTCTCTCCTCATAGCTTACGTCATACACACACTTCACTACTTGCGGCAGCTGGAGTTGAACTGGAAGACATTAGAGATCGATTAGGTCATTTTGATGATGAAATAACCAGGAAGATATATCTTCATATTACAGACCCTGAGAAGAGAGAAGCATCTGATAAATTTGATAACTTCATGGAAAGTGAATAG
- a CDS encoding helix-turn-helix domain-containing protein translates to MNKTKKHTTWESLPDTLTAQQISEFLGISRKTVYELLKVHVEHGGIPNYEIGISKRVEKDDLMQWIKRLKNKK, encoded by the coding sequence ATGAACAAAACAAAAAAACACACAACTTGGGAATCGCTACCGGATACTTTGACAGCACAACAGATTTCAGAATTCCTTGGAATATCTAGAAAAACAGTTTACGAGTTATTAAAAGTGCATGTTGAGCATGGTGGAATTCCCAACTATGAAATTGGGATTTCAAAAAGAGTGGAAAAAGATGATTTAATGCAGTGGATTAAACGACTGAAGAATAAGAAATAA
- a CDS encoding helix-turn-helix domain-containing protein, with the protein MKKAETHIPWELLPDTLTAQHICKILGISKRRVYELFEVHIEHGGIPTFRIGASIKVDKTEFKQWHEGRKESNSK; encoded by the coding sequence TTGAAAAAAGCAGAAACACACATCCCGTGGGAATTGCTACCGGATACTTTGACAGCGCAACACATATGCAAGATTCTCGGGATATCCAAAAGAAGAGTATATGAGTTGTTTGAAGTTCATATCGAGCATGGTGGAATCCCTACATTTCGAATTGGAGCATCAATAAAGGTAGACAAAACGGAGTTTAAACAATGGCATGAAGGGAGAAAAGAGAGCAACTCAAAATAA
- a CDS encoding tyrosine-type recombinase/integrase: MQYRESLQLSLFDFTLDEADQQKSIDGHFLEVDLAVSKNELCGASPNDFEQEGIDKEEKQPVEREGETISEFDGISTVEGFLNKYFSGTEEKAITAWSGSYLTKTSQELGLKSKWLEHNGDKFSKEELISIMESLFKTSHQKNVIPLGEEGLKQWFIDNMISELESKPIRQFLVKRSKRLNYKSVYILILRFTEFESLVSKATRKKPFELVREDFLNQELYEEIITSKFYFQNFALFYKQMNPFTESSLTYTPKERKEVVLPPAVQSFLTYKKRQGTKPDRLDKFRYELHRYLRWSCNILNDFSTYPIDKVPFTLFTQEHLKTYKNYLIKGVQSGRFAENGSMKHFKNIKTFFRTLYHMRFIKNDITRGIRNIEGDDYQSRYMPTDTEIKKFFTAIEQYSDTPQLDKLAFGFMIYLGFRSCELARLQWENISWTLEDVKFTAKGGKVHSLPLPSPLMDLLQEVEKQENGLVFGMKEQPLRAILSLKYRIFTLIADWKEASGPHQLRHVYITRLTEKNVTPKVLKRLARHDDLATTSLYIHRTEGEVGEKAQHISFPWEAN, translated from the coding sequence ATGCAATACCGAGAGTCACTTCAATTATCTTTATTTGATTTTACTTTGGATGAAGCGGATCAACAGAAAAGCATAGACGGGCATTTTTTAGAAGTTGACTTGGCTGTTTCCAAAAATGAACTTTGTGGTGCTTCTCCAAATGACTTTGAACAGGAAGGTATCGATAAGGAAGAGAAACAACCAGTCGAGAGAGAAGGAGAGACCATTTCGGAATTTGACGGAATAAGCACTGTAGAAGGCTTTTTGAATAAGTATTTTTCTGGAACTGAGGAAAAGGCTATAACTGCATGGTCCGGAAGTTATCTGACTAAAACATCGCAGGAACTAGGTTTAAAATCAAAATGGCTTGAGCATAATGGAGATAAATTTTCAAAGGAAGAGTTGATCTCCATTATGGAAAGCTTATTTAAAACCTCCCATCAAAAGAACGTGATTCCTTTAGGAGAGGAAGGGTTAAAGCAGTGGTTCATAGACAATATGATCAGTGAACTAGAGTCCAAACCGATTCGACAGTTTTTAGTAAAGCGGTCGAAACGGCTCAATTATAAATCGGTGTATATACTCATTTTACGATTTACCGAATTCGAGTCATTGGTCAGTAAGGCAACACGGAAAAAACCATTTGAACTTGTACGAGAAGACTTTTTAAATCAAGAACTCTATGAAGAGATAATCACAAGTAAGTTTTATTTTCAAAACTTTGCTTTGTTTTACAAACAAATGAATCCCTTTACAGAATCGTCTTTAACGTATACACCCAAAGAACGTAAGGAGGTGGTGCTACCGCCGGCCGTGCAATCATTTCTGACTTATAAAAAGAGGCAGGGAACGAAACCAGACCGGTTAGATAAGTTTCGATATGAACTGCATCGTTATTTACGATGGTCCTGCAATATTCTAAATGACTTTAGTACTTATCCAATCGATAAAGTTCCCTTTACCTTGTTTACACAAGAACACTTAAAGACGTATAAAAACTATCTCATCAAAGGGGTCCAAAGCGGCAGGTTTGCAGAAAATGGTTCCATGAAACATTTTAAAAATATCAAAACCTTTTTTAGAACCCTCTATCATATGAGGTTTATTAAAAACGATATTACAAGGGGCATTCGGAATATCGAGGGGGATGACTATCAATCTCGTTACATGCCAACGGATACAGAAATAAAAAAGTTCTTTACTGCCATCGAACAATATTCCGATACACCACAACTAGATAAACTGGCATTTGGGTTTATGATCTATCTGGGATTTCGATCATGTGAACTGGCGAGATTACAATGGGAAAACATTAGTTGGACCCTTGAGGACGTAAAGTTTACAGCAAAGGGAGGGAAGGTACACTCCTTACCCTTACCTTCACCGCTTATGGATCTCTTGCAGGAGGTAGAAAAACAAGAGAACGGGTTAGTGTTTGGAATGAAAGAACAACCACTAAGAGCGATCTTGTCTTTAAAGTACCGAATATTTACCTTGATTGCAGACTGGAAAGAGGCGAGTGGTCCCCATCAGTTGCGCCACGTGTATATCACGCGTTTAACCGAGAAAAACGTAACACCTAAAGTGCTTAAACGTTTGGCTCGCCACGACGACCTCGCCACGACTTCCCTATATATCCACCGAACGGAAGGCGAAGTTGGAGAGAAAGCACAACATATTTCTTTTCCGTGGGAGGCGAATTAA